Proteins encoded in a region of the Hyphomicrobiales bacterium genome:
- a CDS encoding iron-sulfur cluster assembly scaffold protein, which translates to MINDVYNAKILEFAGNIPRIGRLDSPMASAKAHSKLCGSTVIVDLVVTDGVVSDFAHEVKACALGQAASSIMAHHIIGASIEELKEVRECARSMLKEEGEPPLGRFEDVKYLTPVREYKARHASTLLTFDAVVDALNQIEHNNLSQEMA; encoded by the coding sequence ATGATTAATGATGTTTACAACGCGAAAATCCTTGAATTTGCAGGGAATATTCCTCGCATTGGACGCCTTGATTCTCCTATGGCGAGTGCGAAAGCTCATTCAAAACTATGCGGTTCTACGGTTATCGTTGATCTTGTTGTGACCGATGGCGTTGTCAGTGATTTTGCTCATGAAGTTAAAGCCTGCGCCTTGGGGCAGGCAGCGTCTTCGATTATGGCGCATCATATTATTGGTGCCTCAATTGAGGAACTGAAAGAGGTGCGTGAATGCGCGCGCTCCATGTTGAAAGAGGAGGGTGAGCCCCCTTTGGGTCGGTTTGAAGATGTGAAATACCTCACACCTGTGCGCGAGTATAAAGCGCGTCATGCTTCAACCCTTTTGACATTTGATGCGGTTGTTGATGCCCTTAATCAAATTGAGCACAACAATCTATCTCAAGAAATGGCATAA
- the folE gene encoding GTP cyclohydrolase I FolE, with translation MDAIVKKTLEKNTPTQKPTRAEAEAAVKTLLAWAGEDITREGLEDTPKRVAKAYGEFFKGYDENPADVLKTTFDEVGGYGDIVLVRDIPFYSHCEHHMVPFIGKAHVAYYPTSGVVGLSKLARVVDTFSRRLQTQENLTIQIANAIDDALTPRGVAVLMEAEHMCMSLRGVQKAGASTVTTQFTGVFQEETEEQVRFMQLVRGFGK, from the coding sequence ATGGATGCAATCGTCAAAAAAACTCTAGAGAAAAACACACCTACTCAAAAGCCAACGCGTGCCGAAGCTGAAGCTGCTGTTAAAACGCTGCTTGCTTGGGCTGGTGAAGACATCACCCGTGAAGGACTGGAAGACACACCAAAACGCGTTGCCAAAGCCTATGGTGAGTTTTTCAAAGGCTATGATGAGAACCCCGCTGATGTCCTAAAAACCACCTTCGATGAAGTCGGCGGATATGGCGATATCGTCTTGGTGCGTGATATTCCGTTTTACTCGCATTGCGAACACCACATGGTGCCTTTTATTGGCAAAGCGCATGTAGCCTATTACCCAACAAGCGGCGTTGTTGGCCTGTCAAAACTTGCGCGCGTTGTCGATACTTTCTCGCGCCGCCTTCAAACACAAGAAAATCTGACTATCCAGATTGCCAATGCTATTGATGATGCCCTCACCCCGCGTGGCGTTGCGGTTCTCATGGAAGCAGAACATATGTGCATGTCTTTACGCGGTGTCCAAAAAGCTGGCGCCTCAACAGTGACAACACAGTTCACCGGCGTGTTTCAAGAAGAGACCGAAGAGCAAGTCCGCTTCATGCAGCTCGTACGCGGCTTTGGAAAATAA